One part of the Desulfomonile tiedjei genome encodes these proteins:
- a CDS encoding DUF268 domain-containing protein, with the protein MRKTLIRTYWLMREQFGLDPIRTYRSLIELPRFARAWLAFRRSYEGRMGFLPCLHDWDEEAGVVGNEYFWQDLYVARKIFHANPDRHVDVGSRIDGFVAHVASFRQIEVIDVRPLPAIPGVVFKQADLTKKEPASLGYCDSLSCLHALEHFGLGRYGDAIDPDGHRSALKNMAQMVSHEGLFYLSVPIGLERVEFNGQRVFDPRTVVSLAGEYGLRLKEFAYCSDGRSIQESSEPHGDFQVLSKSHYALGIFTFQKVIEHGESKR; encoded by the coding sequence ATGCGTAAAACATTAATAAGAACGTATTGGCTCATGCGCGAGCAGTTTGGGCTTGATCCTATCAGGACCTACAGGTCACTGATTGAGTTACCCCGGTTCGCAAGAGCGTGGTTGGCCTTCAGGAGATCCTACGAGGGAAGAATGGGGTTTCTCCCCTGTCTGCATGACTGGGACGAGGAAGCCGGGGTGGTCGGCAATGAGTATTTCTGGCAGGATTTGTATGTCGCTCGCAAGATTTTCCATGCGAATCCTGACAGGCATGTGGATGTCGGATCCCGTATTGACGGTTTTGTGGCCCATGTAGCCAGTTTTCGCCAAATTGAGGTTATTGACGTAAGGCCGTTGCCTGCCATTCCGGGAGTCGTATTCAAACAGGCCGACTTGACAAAGAAGGAGCCGGCGTCGCTAGGTTACTGTGATTCGCTGTCCTGCCTCCATGCCTTGGAGCACTTCGGTCTGGGGCGATATGGAGACGCGATAGATCCTGATGGACACAGGTCCGCTCTGAAGAATATGGCGCAAATGGTGTCACATGAAGGATTGTTCTATCTTTCCGTGCCAATAGGACTCGAACGGGTGGAGTTCAACGGTCAACGTGTGTTTGATCCGCGTACTGTCGTCTCGCTTGCCGGTGAATACGGTCTCCGACTCAAGGAATTCGCATACTGCAGCGATGGCCGTTCAATCCAGGAATCCTCAGAGCCTCACGGGGACTTTCAGGTGCTGAGCAAATCACATTATGCCCTTGGCATTTTTACCTTTCAGAAGGTAATTGAGCATGGGGAGAGCAAAAGGTAA